The following nucleotide sequence is from Juglans microcarpa x Juglans regia isolate MS1-56 chromosome 6D, Jm3101_v1.0, whole genome shotgun sequence.
GAAATCAACTACAGCAATAGTCACAAGGGCATGTGATGAAAACTGTTACAGTTATAATTtcgtaaaagtaaatttataaattgacgtaatttatatgatatattaaatttattttataatatgatgtactatattaaattatattaatttgtgaagttatttttataaaataattaaagtatttttcttttttttattcaacaagttaattttatttgatcatgACTTTGCATACATTTATCTCAAAAGATGCCCTTGGAAAGTGGGCTTATAACCCAAGGCCTGCACATTTGAACTAAATGCTAATTGGACGTGCCTTTCATTAGAAAGcccatttcattttctaaaattaaaaacattgaATTCGATCATTGTATTTAGTATAAGATGAAAGAACTTGTGAAAGCATAAGTACGTTGGTGTCCATGTCATGGGAAAAGGATGCATGCGCCACTACTGTATTGTGTCTAATAAAAATGTCGGTGCATTGTGATAGTAAAACTCCAAATTATCCAATCGTCAATGTAATGTCCTCACTCTTCATTATCTATCTCCCATTCATTCTCCCTCGTATCAACACTGCAAAGGATTCAAGAGTCAAGATCACTGTGGTTCCTGCCCTCCACCTTGTCCCCACatctctcctcctcttcctccattTTCACTCTGAAATCCCAgatcgatctctctctctctctctctcttcccatttttcaaatcctcggAAAAACACCCCCCACCTTTTTGCTGTCTTTAATACCAATTTACCCAAACTCTCTCATCTTTCTCAACCTTTTCTTCCAACCCAACGCACACACGCCCATCAATGTAATCATATGTATGTATAGCTCTCATTTCACTCCAAACTGAAAATAATTGCGGACCAAACTccatttcctttctctttataaCTCTCTATAGGCACCACCCTTACCATGAGTTCCCAAGATCCCAAGTCCTCTTCAAAGCCCTTCAAATCCCCCAATCTGTCCCAGCCCTCGAGATCTTCCTCCCTCTCTTCCCACCTGGCCATGGTGGAGCTTAAGCAGAAGATACTTACCTCTCTTTCCAAGCTCTCCGACCGTGACACCCATCAAATTGCCATGGACGACCTCCAGTCCACCATCCATTCCCTCTCACCCGACGCTCTCCCTATGCTCCTTAACTCTCTCTACGACGCCGTTTCCTCCGACCCCAAGCCCTCCGCCCGCAAGGACTCCCTCCGCCTACTCGCCCTCACCTGCTCCTCCCACCCCGACGCTGCCTCCGCCCACCTCACCAAGATCATCGCCCACGTCGTAAAGCGCCTCAAGGACAACGACTCCGCCGTCCGGGACGCCTGCCGCGACGCCATTGGCTCCCTCTCGGCCCTCTACCTCAAGAACGCTGGTGTTAACGGCAACGACAGCGTGGTGGGCCTCTTCGTCAGGCCCTTGTTCGAGGCCATGGGGGAGCAGAACAAAGGGGTCCAATCCGGTGCAGCCATGTGCGTGGCCAAGATGGTGGAGTGCGCTTCCGAGCCACCCCCCATCTCCGCGTTCCAGAAGCTTTGCCCCAGGATCTGCCGCTTGCTTAACAATCCCAATTTCTTGTCCAAGGCCTCGCTCTTGTCCGTCGTCGTCAGCCTGTCTCAGGTTTTGCCTTGCTTGCATGCCGCATTTTCTCTTTGTTAGATTCTTTTATTTACGTAATATGTACGTTACGGTAATCCGTAGGCGAATAGAGAGACTTGGGATCCTTTTAATTGAAATCTGGTGCGTTTTGTGATTCTGGTTGAAATTTGTGATGTTTCATTCGTTAGGAAAAATGTGGGAACTGAAACCAGTCACCACCATAGTTTACAACTAGTGGAACATAATTTGGATAATAATTTGTTGACAAAGTAACAATGCGGCTGATGATTTGCAATGTACAACCGGGAGAGGATTGTATACCTGATTGTTGAaagaataggatttttttttttttattatcagtaAAAGACGAAAGAATAGGATATATgggcaaagaaaataaatcgaTTCCGTCCCTTAGACTTTCTATTGTTTGGAGCCCAATATacctaatttcattttttactgAGCTGAAAGAGAAATATTGGACTGAATGAGGCCTATGTTACTAAATACAAACGAGGCCAAggggaaaattaaaaatttgttctattttttatttttattttttttaccccCCACCAACTAAGCTGAGGGTGGTATGTTCCTCATTTACTCTCTTTTTCCCAtgtttccatttttcttgtgTTATTTATGCCTATATGTGAGTTTTCCTTCCACAAGTTGTTGTCTCCAACATCAGTTTGTAAAAATCTTGCCTGTTTAATGCCTATGCAATTAAGTATGAGCCAGATTTTGTGTGTTAAAAAGGAGCAAGTTTAGGAATTCTCAGGTGGTGCGAGTTTGTACAGGTGGGAGCAATTGCACCTCAAAGCTTGGAGAATTTGCTCCAAAGTATTCACGAATGCCTTGGTAGTACAGATTGGGCAACACGTAAGGCAGCGGCTGAAGCGTTGAGTGCATTGGCATTGCATTCAAGTGATTTGGTTTCGGATAAAGCTGCTTCTACCTTGACGGCACTTGAGTCTTGCCGTTTTGACAAGGTAGCTTTCTGATCAATATTTGGGCTTGCTCTTTTAGTCTTTTCCAGTAGCGTGCAGTTGTCCTATCTGTAGCTCTTCTTTTGGAGGTCACAAGGTCTAATAATCgttttgttttttccatttCAATGGATCAACATATTTTTGCCTTTGGCATTGCTACCCAATCTTTCTTCAGTGGGCTTCTATAATTGAATAGCTCATACACAATTTACACATCAATGCTTAATGTTTCTCATTGAGACTTTTTTGTCAATTTATACTTAATTGGAAAATTAGGGACAGGCGAGAGAGGATGAAGATGTTATTTAAGCTTATGGAATAATttacaacacacacacacacacgctcATTTACCAATGGAGTGAACTGCAATGATCTGTGCTTGTCTGGACATTCAACACACGTTACTATCCTCATATTTTTCATTCCTCTCCTTTATCCCTAGTTCATAGGTAGATGAAAATCTTCCTAAAGATTTGAAAGCAGTATTTTTCCGGATGAAGGAACTGCTGAAATTGTAGAAGTGAAAAACCACGAGTTTGAatctaaaaattttcataattggtTGTTAAATGTAATAATGATTAATTGGTTTACAGATAAAACCTGTTAGAGATAGCATGGTAGAGGCATTGCAATTATGGAAAAAGATTTCTGGCAAAGGAGGAGATGGATCTCCAGATGGCAAGACACCCTCTCGTGGTAGGCATGCCACTACTGTTTTGTTcttcaaaatgataattaagtTATGCACTTGTTTCTCTCACTAGTTGGTTTTCATTGTGCATGATATTTCAGGTGGTGAAACTCCTGAACTAGGTAAATTGTCTGACAAAAATGGTCCACAAAATCTAAATCCCAGTGAAAGGGGATCAGAGCAACCAGCTAAGAATTTATCTAATGGTTCTTCCCCTTCTTCAGATTCTGTTTCTAAAGCCAAAGGTGGTAGCATTTCAGAAAGAGCAGTTGTaatattgaagaagaaagcACCTGCCCTTACTGACAAAGACCTAAACCTAGAATTCTTCCAGAAACTTGAAACAAGGGGTTCTGGTGATTTGCCAGTGGAAGTAGTTGTTCCTCGTAGATATGTCAGTTCTTCGAATGCAAACAATGAGGAAGAACCAGATCCAAATGATACCAAATTAAGGGGAAGATCAAATCGCATTGAAAATACCCAATCTGATGATTTTCATGGATCTTTCAACAGCAAATTCCGTAATATAGAGAGAGTAACTGCTTCTGCATATTCCAAACAACGAGGTCATGATGACATTGCACGTGATAAGTGGCCTGAAGAGAGGGTAAATGGAAAAGAGCCTAGAATGAGAGCATTTGATGGTGATGACAGGATTGATACTAATCAGAGGGAGTCATCTGGCAATCGTGTGGGTTTCTCCAAGACTGATGCTCAATCTGAAGGATCCTTCATCAATAACAAAGGAAGTTGGTTGGCAATCCAGAGGCAGCTATTGCAGCTGGAGAGACAACAAGCTCATCTGATGAACATGCTTCAGGTATAACCAATTTAAGCATCAGTAAAATAGTTACCAAACATAATTTTCTAAATGATTGATAACTTCACCTTGTAGGGTTTCATGGGTGGCTCTCATGATAGCATGGTAACTTTAGAGAATAGAGTAAGGGGTCTTGAGCGAGTTGTTGAAGACATGGCACAAGACTTGTCAATATTCTCTGGTAGAAGAGGTGGTAATTTTGCAATGGGATTTGAGGGATCTTCTAATAGGCCTCTGGGAAAGTATAGTGCTTTCCCTGAGTATTCTAGTGCCAAATTTGGAAGGGGTGGTGATGGGCGAATTCCATTTGGAGAAAGAATTCCCCAGTCTGATGGAATGACTTTGAGCATGAGAGGAAGGGGCCCTCCTTGGAGATCTGACATGTCTGAGGCCTGGGATTTTCCTGCATCCAGTGCTTCCAGAAATGGGCAGATTGGCTCAAGGAGAGCTCTTGGTGGCAGTAGTATGGATGGTAGGTCACCAAAATCGGAACATGAGAGTGATCAGGGTGGTAGCAGGAGAGCTTGGGACAAAGGAACTGGACCCGTTAGGCTTGGTGAGGGGCCTTCTGCAAGAAGTGTTTGGCAGGCCTCAAAGGATGAAGCTACACTGGAAGCGATTCGGGTAGCTGGGGAGGACAGTGGAACTTCTCAGATGGCAAGAGTAGCTATCCCTGAAATGACTGCAGAAGCTTTGGGGGATGATAGTGTTGGCCACGACCGGGATCCAGTGTGGACTTCTTGGAGTAACGCAATGGATGCCCTTCAAGTGGGTGATGTGGATTCTGCCTATGCTGATGTTTTGTCTACAGGGGATTCTTACTTGCTTGTAAAGCTAATGGACAGATCAGGTCCTGTGCTTGACCAACTCTCGAACGAAGTAACAGCTGAGATCTTGCTTGCTGTTGCACAATTTTTACTGGAGCAGAACCTTTTTGACTTCTGTTTGTCTTGGATTCATCAGGTATTTTTTTCTTAGATCTTTACATATTGAAGCTGCTCAATGTGGGAAATTTGTGTTTTCTATTCGTATTCCTTGACTTGCTAGGTTTCATCAAATTTTTTGTTGGCAATGTATCATGTTATCTGGTACTTTAGGTTCTGGGGGAAAACTCTGACCAAGTAAAATCTCGCTCATGCTTATCTAGCTTTAACGTGCAGTTTGAATGCAAATTATAGGGTTGTAATTAGTGAATTCCTTGAGACGAAAATTGACAGTACCCAATATTGTTGAACTTACcaaaatattaacatttttatagtgtttttttatttttatttaaccttATTTTTAGCTTTAGGGAACCTTAATACTTCGTGGTTTCTTACCATTTATATAGCTGATGGAAGAAGATAGAACCTTAAGTAGGTGGAAGAAGCAcaactttattttattctaaccTGGCTCTATTCTTCACCTTTTAACAATGTTTATTATGTTGAATTTTAGGCCATTAGAATCTGAATCTTTTACTTCATCAATAACTTGTGGTTTTGCAATAACTGTCAAAGTAGAATCCCCAAGATGCTTCACGTTGTAATTCAACATGAGTGCATTTTTGCAACATTGTTAAAGTCACAAATATGGCTCGATCAGGCTGTTAATAATTACTCAAGCTTCTGcccattaataattttatagcCTTACCTCCCAAACATATTACCTGCTTAGTTTTCTGTTTATCCATAGCTTTACCTCTACTCCAGAGGATTGGGAAGAAAGTATGGTTTTCTACCTCACGGAGTTATTTAGTGAAACTTCTTATTACTTGATGTACTCATGCTAACTGTTTCTTTCTAAGCAAAGGATTTCCTTACTGTATATTTTAGTTCTTTCCATGTGGCGAGAAATGCCTGATTCATTATGCATTGTGTTTAGTTGGTGGAAATGGTACTGGAAAATGGATCCCATGTTTTGAGTATTCCCATGGAAGTGAAGAAGGAGCTTGTGATGAATTTAAATGAAGCTTCTTCAACAATGGATCCACCTGAGGACTGGGAAGGTGCAACGCCTGACCAACTCTTGTTGCAGTTGGCATCAGCCTGGGGAGTTAATCTGCAGCAGCATGAGAAGTAGTCTCCAGTTAACAGCCTATTGGTAATGGAATAGTGTACTAAGTATGCAGACTTCTTTTCTTTGGGTATTTCGGtatatatctcatttttttagcACAAGTTGAATGGAATTTTGAATGAATGAACGACACATTTCGATTGCACATTATGCAATAGAGCAGGTTATTGATTGAAGCTGGATTTGCAATGGTTTTTCTTAGTAAAGCCCCGTTTGgatatgagatgaaaccatctcaccccatctcatctaatttcaactaataatcacACTATCATTCACAGACCATCGTAATTCATCTAATCTCACTAATAATCACACTGGCGTGGTGGTTCACAGCTTCTCTTGGCCTCCAGTGTATAAATCTTTTATGTTGCGATGATACAGCCTGCCATTTAACCCACcagagaaatgaaaaagatggGAAATTGGGGTTGAACGCCACATAGAGCTTTacaagaaagaaagcaaaaaataaattgaaaaagtatcaataaaaattgaatCGTTAAAACAAATGCTCCGTAACTGGAGTTAGgcgtttgtttgtttcttttggaGAAACACAATCCTTTATCGTGCATACAGTTACATGGGAACAACAGACTGAAATGGTAAGAACTCTTATATACAGCATAATTTGTCCCTAGTGCCTGCCTCGGTGCCTCTCCCTCATCCGCCAGAAATACATGGCCAAAGTTACAGCCTCTTTTGATCCTCAAACTCCGGCCAGCCTGAAAAATATTGCAACATCAAGGTGGCAGAAAGTTTTACTATGGTGGAAGCCCGATTTCCAATGAAAAAACCTTCGAAGTTAGTTGCAATCAAATTAAGATAGTGCTCAAGGTTGCTAGCACAGAGCTCCATATTCAAAGGGCAAAAGAACCTCAGACCAAAATCCCAGTGTCCTTTGTCGCGGCAGACTACTTGGCAGAATACCAGTTTTGAGCGCACTTTGCATCAACCGATAAGTCAACTTTAAGAATATTCTTGCCATTGAAGGGTTTGGACATACACTCAACAACTATGGCCTTTGCGACCTCAGCAGTCTCTGTTGGTCCTTCCAAGATTACTTCATCATGGATCTGTTTTTCAGTGCGATATCCATAAGTTTTCAACGAAACACACGTGTATTGAGGTCGTATGGGAAATCAAATACGGTGCTAGGACATGAAATCAAATGAAATATGAGTTGAAGATAACTCTTAATTAGCCTCAACATTTCATATA
It contains:
- the LOC121236001 gene encoding microtubule-associated protein TORTIFOLIA1-like isoform X2; the protein is MSSQDPKSSSKPFKSPNLSQPSRSSSLSSHLAMVELKQKILTSLSKLSDRDTHQIAMDDLQSTIHSLSPDALPMLLNSLYDAVSSDPKPSARKDSLRLLALTCSSHPDAASAHLTKIIAHVVKRLKDNDSAVRDACRDAIGSLSALYLKNAGVNGNDSVVGLFVRPLFEAMGEQNKGVQSGAAMCVAKMVECASEPPPISAFQKLCPRICRLLNNPNFLSKASLLSVVVSLSQVGAIAPQSLENLLQSIHECLGSTDWATRKAAAEALSALALHSSDLVSDKAASTLTALESCRFDKIKPVRDSMVEALQLWKKISGKGGDGSPDGKTPSRGGETPELDSVSKAKGGSISERAVVILKKKAPALTDKDLNLEFFQKLETRGSGDLPVEVVVPRRYVSSSNANNEEEPDPNDTKLRGRSNRIENTQSDDFHGSFNSKFRNIERVTASAYSKQRGHDDIARDKWPEERVNGKEPRMRAFDGDDRIDTNQRESSGNRVGFSKTDAQSEGSFINNKGSWLAIQRQLLQLERQQAHLMNMLQGFMGGSHDSMVTLENRVRGLERVVEDMAQDLSIFSGRRGGNFAMGFEGSSNRPLGKYSAFPEYSSAKFGRGGDGRIPFGERIPQSDGMTLSMRGRGPPWRSDMSEAWDFPASSASRNGQIGSRRALGGSSMDGRSPKSEHESDQGGSRRAWDKGTGPVRLGEGPSARSVWQASKDEATLEAIRVAGEDSGTSQMARVAIPEMTAEALGDDSVGHDRDPVWTSWSNAMDALQVGDVDSAYADVLSTGDSYLLVKLMDRSGPVLDQLSNEVTAEILLAVAQFLLEQNLFDFCLSWIHQLVEMVLENGSHVLSIPMEVKKELVMNLNEASSTMDPPEDWEGATPDQLLLQLASAWGVNLQQHEK
- the LOC121236001 gene encoding microtubule-associated protein TORTIFOLIA1-like isoform X1, yielding MSSQDPKSSSKPFKSPNLSQPSRSSSLSSHLAMVELKQKILTSLSKLSDRDTHQIAMDDLQSTIHSLSPDALPMLLNSLYDAVSSDPKPSARKDSLRLLALTCSSHPDAASAHLTKIIAHVVKRLKDNDSAVRDACRDAIGSLSALYLKNAGVNGNDSVVGLFVRPLFEAMGEQNKGVQSGAAMCVAKMVECASEPPPISAFQKLCPRICRLLNNPNFLSKASLLSVVVSLSQVGAIAPQSLENLLQSIHECLGSTDWATRKAAAEALSALALHSSDLVSDKAASTLTALESCRFDKIKPVRDSMVEALQLWKKISGKGGDGSPDGKTPSRGGETPELGKLSDKNGPQNLNPSERGSEQPAKNLSNGSSPSSDSVSKAKGGSISERAVVILKKKAPALTDKDLNLEFFQKLETRGSGDLPVEVVVPRRYVSSSNANNEEEPDPNDTKLRGRSNRIENTQSDDFHGSFNSKFRNIERVTASAYSKQRGHDDIARDKWPEERVNGKEPRMRAFDGDDRIDTNQRESSGNRVGFSKTDAQSEGSFINNKGSWLAIQRQLLQLERQQAHLMNMLQGFMGGSHDSMVTLENRVRGLERVVEDMAQDLSIFSGRRGGNFAMGFEGSSNRPLGKYSAFPEYSSAKFGRGGDGRIPFGERIPQSDGMTLSMRGRGPPWRSDMSEAWDFPASSASRNGQIGSRRALGGSSMDGRSPKSEHESDQGGSRRAWDKGTGPVRLGEGPSARSVWQASKDEATLEAIRVAGEDSGTSQMARVAIPEMTAEALGDDSVGHDRDPVWTSWSNAMDALQVGDVDSAYADVLSTGDSYLLVKLMDRSGPVLDQLSNEVTAEILLAVAQFLLEQNLFDFCLSWIHQLVEMVLENGSHVLSIPMEVKKELVMNLNEASSTMDPPEDWEGATPDQLLLQLASAWGVNLQQHEK